From Triticum aestivum cultivar Chinese Spring chromosome 4A, IWGSC CS RefSeq v2.1, whole genome shotgun sequence, a single genomic window includes:
- the LOC123082887 gene encoding probable indole-3-pyruvate monooxygenase YUCCA10, translated as MENVIVLIVGAGPAGLATAACLSQFSIPYVIVERESCSASLWRNRAYDRLKLHLAKEFCELPHMSYPLDAPTYIPKTLFVKYLDDYVECFNIQPKYLTSVESSTFDNDEKCWSIMAHDMAKSTIVRFTAKFLVVASGENSVENIPMIPGLQSFPGDVIHSSSYKSGKSYSGMNVLVVGSGNSVMEIAYDLAAHGANTSIIIRSPIHVMTKELIRLGMTLACRLPLNLVDNLLVMAVNLIFGDLSRYGIRRPKIGPMILKSETGRSAVIDVGTIGLIKKGIIKVQGSISKIMGDIVEFRCSKKISFDAIVFATGYKSTTNIWLKNGENMLNGNGLPIKEYPNHWKGENGLYCAGLGRRGLAGIAADAENIANDIKSVIGVMSG; from the exons ATGGAGAATGTTATAGTGTTGATTGTTGGCGCTGGGCCAGCAGGCCTTGCAACAGCAGCATGCCTTAGCCAATTCTCAATTCCCTATGTCATTGTCGAGCGTGAAAGTTGTAGCGCGTCGCTTTGGCGCAACCGTGCCTACGATCGCCTCAAGCTGCATCTTGCAAAGGAGTTCTGTGAGTTGCCACACATGTCATACCCACTAGATGCGCCAACATACATACCAAAAACCTTGTTTGTGAAGTACTTGGATGACTATGTTGAGTGTTTCAATATTCAACCCAAGTATCTCACTAGTGTGGAGTCATCCACATTTGACAATGATGAAAAATGTTGGTCCATCATGGCGCATGACATGGCAAAGAGCACAATAGTCAGGTTCACAGCAAAGTTTCTTGTTGTGGCAAGTGGTGAGAATAGTGTAGAGAACATTCCAATGATCCCCGGACTGCAAAGTTTCCCAGGTGATGTCATCCACTCCTCAAGCTACAAGTCAGGAAAGAGCTACTCTGGCATGAATGTATTGGTCGTTGGATCTGGCAACTCTGTAATGGAAATTGCTTATGACCTTGCGGCCCATGGTGCCAATACTTCAATCATTATACGAAGCCCG ATTCATGTAATGACAAAGGAATTAATCCGGTTGGGGATGACACTTGCTTGTCGTCTTCCACTGAATCTAGTGGATAACCTCCTTGTGATGGCGGTGAATTTAATATTTGGAGACCTATCAAGGTATGGCATCAGAAGGCCAAAAATCGGCCCAATGATCCTTAAGTCAGAAACCGGCCGATCCGCTGTTATTGATGTTGGCACTATTGGGTTAATCAAAAAAGGTATCATCAAA GTACAAGGCAGCATTAGTAAGATCATGGGCGATATAGTTGAATTTCGGTGCAGTAAAAAAATATCATTTGACGCAATTGTGTTTGCAACTGGATACAAAAGCACAACAAATATATGGCTCAAG AATGGTGAGAACATGTTAAATGGCAATGGACTTCCCATCAAAGAATATCCGAATCATTGGAAAGGTGAAAATGGGCTCTACTGTGCTGGGTTAGGAAGGAGAGGATTGGCTGGTATTGCGGCAGATGCCGAGAATATCGCCAATGACATCAAATCAGTGATAGGCGTTATGTCTGGCTAA
- the LOC123087869 gene encoding uncharacterized protein isoform X1, protein MLQFKHSTKVHRLETRGTNIPKFSFNFFPFDNLPEKDTFAKPLQDIIGVISHIGPFDYASQTSTNKLRKIKIQNLDEQTQEIRLWGHHGETFDEEAVLKKSQEGIVVGIFAGLTAGSFLGALHASSTSATKVYIDLDTSQVKNYQTSYKWESPALRHQLPQVMHLSPIQAAGKMYTLQQISDMPTSNFQEGATYSTIAKVKSIVPSTKWYYKGCKHCDRGYNNNSDTPTCLCTNSSPKPLYKLPITLTDDSGDLDAIAFSKIAEELVERDAIQASQNMKVDTAEHVTALDNAIGKTRLFYIGMKVDLVYRFPISYVIKKSFSVDNAQILPSTKSTPSKDLENSPSSSKSIQSPGSLTQVHLGNTMPPPCQSATMDTDKIINRYSSAKRSIQFTEDGATNKEGQQHEHLQDTQVHLQVVKKHKQEAPSTTMQGPGNLQDARKAPTDCTTFH, encoded by the exons atgttgcaattcaAGCACAGCACTAAGGTTCACCGACTTGAAACCAGAGGGACAAATATACCAAAGTTTTCCTTCAATTTTTTTCCATTTGATAATCTACCAGAAAAAGATACTTTTGCAAAACCACTTCAAG ATATAATAGGAGTCATTAGCCACATTGGGCCATTTGATTATGCAAGTCAGACATCTACAAATAAACTCAGGAAAATCAAAATTCAAAACCTAGA TGAACAGACACAAGAAATACGTCTTTGGGGCCACCATGGTGAAACATTTGATGAAGAAGCTGTACTTAAAAAATCACAAGAAGGCATTGTAGTTGGCATTTTTGCAGGTCTCACAGCTGGGAGCTTTCTAG GTGCCCTGCATGCATCCTCAACCTCTGCAACAAAAGTTTACATTGACTTGGATACATCTCAAGTTAAAAACTACCAAACCAG CTATAAATGGGAATCTCCAGCTCTGCGACACCAACTACCTCAGGTTATGCATTTATCTCCTATTCAAGCAGCAGGGAAAATGTACACACTTCAACAAATATCAGATATGCCCACctcaaattttcag gaagGAGCTACCTACAGCACCATTGCGAAAGTTAAATCTATTGTACCTTCAACTAAATGGTACTACAAAGGATGCAAACATTGTGACAGAGGATACAACAACAACTCAGATACTCCAACATGCCTTTGCACAAATTCATCTCCAAAGCCATT GTACAAGCTACCAATAACACTTACAGATGACTCAGGAGATTTAGATGCCATTGCTTTCTCTAAAATTGCTGAAGAACTGGTTGAGCGAGATGCCATACAAGCTTCTCAAAACATGAAAGTTGATACCGCGGAACATGTGACCGCCCTAGATAATGCCATTGGGAAAACCAGATTGTTCTATATAGGAATGAAGGTTGATTTGGTATACAGATTCCCCATAAGTTATGTCATAAAGAAAAGCTTCTCAGTTGACAATGCACAAATACTGCCCTCTACAAAG TCAACTCCAAGCAAAGACCTGGAGAACAGTCCATCATCATCAAAGAGCATCCAGAG TCCAGGGAGCCTAACACAAGTCCACTTGGGCAATACTATGCCTCCCCCTTGCCAATCTGCAACTATGGACACCGACAAAATCATAAATAG GTACTCTTCAGCGAAAAGAAGCATCCAATTTACAGAAGATGGAGCCACCAACAAAGAGGG TCAACAACATGAACATCTTCAGGATACACAAGTGCATCTCCAGGTTGTCAAAAAGCATAAGCAAGA GGCACCTTCAACAACCATGCAAGGACCAGGGAATCTTCAAGACGCACGAAAAGCACCTACGGATTGCACCACCTTCCATTGA
- the LOC123087869 gene encoding uncharacterized protein isoform X2, with protein MLQFKHSTKVHRLETRGTNIPKFSFNFFPFDNLPEKDTFAKPLQDIIGVISHIGPFDYASQTSTNKLRKIKIQNLDEQTQEIRLWGHHGETFDEEAVLKKSQEGIVVGIFAGLTAGSFLGALHASSTSATKVYIDLDTSQVKNYQTSYKWESPALRHQLPQVMHLSPIQAAGKMYTLQQISDMPTSNFQEGATYSTIAKVKSIVPSTKWYYKGCKHCDRGYNNNSDTPTCLCTNSSPKPLYKLPITLTDDSGDLDAIAFSKIAEELVERDAIQASQNMKVDTAEHVTALDNAIGKTRLFYIGMKVDLVYRFPISYVIKKSFSVDNAQILPSTKSTPSKDLENSPSSSKSIQSPGSLTQVHLGNTMPPPCQSATMDTDKIINRYSSAKRSIQFTEDGATNKEGQQHEHLQDTQVHLQVVKKHKQDIADNNEKMNNYEGQEDSSNKNT; from the exons atgttgcaattcaAGCACAGCACTAAGGTTCACCGACTTGAAACCAGAGGGACAAATATACCAAAGTTTTCCTTCAATTTTTTTCCATTTGATAATCTACCAGAAAAAGATACTTTTGCAAAACCACTTCAAG ATATAATAGGAGTCATTAGCCACATTGGGCCATTTGATTATGCAAGTCAGACATCTACAAATAAACTCAGGAAAATCAAAATTCAAAACCTAGA TGAACAGACACAAGAAATACGTCTTTGGGGCCACCATGGTGAAACATTTGATGAAGAAGCTGTACTTAAAAAATCACAAGAAGGCATTGTAGTTGGCATTTTTGCAGGTCTCACAGCTGGGAGCTTTCTAG GTGCCCTGCATGCATCCTCAACCTCTGCAACAAAAGTTTACATTGACTTGGATACATCTCAAGTTAAAAACTACCAAACCAG CTATAAATGGGAATCTCCAGCTCTGCGACACCAACTACCTCAGGTTATGCATTTATCTCCTATTCAAGCAGCAGGGAAAATGTACACACTTCAACAAATATCAGATATGCCCACctcaaattttcag gaagGAGCTACCTACAGCACCATTGCGAAAGTTAAATCTATTGTACCTTCAACTAAATGGTACTACAAAGGATGCAAACATTGTGACAGAGGATACAACAACAACTCAGATACTCCAACATGCCTTTGCACAAATTCATCTCCAAAGCCATT GTACAAGCTACCAATAACACTTACAGATGACTCAGGAGATTTAGATGCCATTGCTTTCTCTAAAATTGCTGAAGAACTGGTTGAGCGAGATGCCATACAAGCTTCTCAAAACATGAAAGTTGATACCGCGGAACATGTGACCGCCCTAGATAATGCCATTGGGAAAACCAGATTGTTCTATATAGGAATGAAGGTTGATTTGGTATACAGATTCCCCATAAGTTATGTCATAAAGAAAAGCTTCTCAGTTGACAATGCACAAATACTGCCCTCTACAAAG TCAACTCCAAGCAAAGACCTGGAGAACAGTCCATCATCATCAAAGAGCATCCAGAG TCCAGGGAGCCTAACACAAGTCCACTTGGGCAATACTATGCCTCCCCCTTGCCAATCTGCAACTATGGACACCGACAAAATCATAAATAG GTACTCTTCAGCGAAAAGAAGCATCCAATTTACAGAAGATGGAGCCACCAACAAAGAGGG TCAACAACATGAACATCTTCAGGATACACAAGTGCATCTCCAGGTTGTCAAAAAGCATAAGCAAGA CATTGCAGATAACAATGAGAAAATGAACAACTATGAAGGACAAGAGGATAGCAGTAATAAAAACACATAG
- the LOC123084193 gene encoding ATP-dependent DNA helicase PIF1-like, giving the protein MSEDAAHQLSQNRVQASNPLADIYISSYLLNELDKLLKDAGYCLSRFNLPLPDDTTNISGQNRLLLDELNYDVPAMTATLHDNLSMLNNNQKDVFDAIYNSMMNAEGQTFFVYGYGGTGKTFLWTTLLNSVRSKGKIALAVASSGIASLLLPWGRTPHSCFKIPLDISQSSMCSIKKNTHLAELIQKTSLIVWDEAPANHRYCFEALDRTLRDILSEIRQNAENKQFGGITVVLGGDFRQTLPVIHNATKAQILRSCIVNSYLWRQCKLLELTENMRLKSGNLSTLEREELSNFAEWLLRVGNGTEPIVSVPNDSSNSFIKIPESLLLSSDCRNLDGLISFVYDLGSEPANISSYLCQRAILAPTNEVVSDINTRIIAQLKTTEMSYYSSDSIDDSTANHSTLEALYPIEFLNTIPMPGLPDHKLHLKIGVPIMLFRNLDPSRGLCNGTRLIVTQLTNHVIEGEIITGKATGSKEYYINGIHYSP; this is encoded by the exons ATGTCTGAAGATGCAGCCCATCAATTGAGTCAGAATCGTGTTCAAGCTAGCAATCCCTTGGCCGATATATATATTTCATCTTATCTTTTGAATGAATTGGATAAATTGCTAAAAGATGCAGGATATTGTTTATCCCGTTTTAATTTGCCGCTACCTGATGACACTACTAATATTTCTGGACAAAATAGGCTACTACTAGATGAGCTCAATTATGATGTGCCTGCTATGACTGCCACTTTACATGACAACCTTTCAATGCTGAACAACAACCAGAAAGATGTTTTTGATGCTATTTACAATTCTATGATGAATGCTGAAGGTCAAACATTTTTTGTTTATGGATATGGAGGAACTGGAAAAACTTTCTTATGGACTACTTTGCTTAATTCTGTAAGAAGCAAAGGGAAAATTGCATTAGCAGTTGCATCATCAGGAATTGCTTCCCTACTGCTACCATGGGGTCGAACCCCCCATTCCTGTTTTAAAATTCCTTTAGACATTTCTCAGAGTTCCATGTGTAGTATAAAGAAAAATACACACTTAGCAGAACTTATCCAAAAAACTTCTCTTATTGTATGGGATGAGGCCCCTGCTAATCATAGATATTGTTTTGAAGCATTGGACCGTACACTTAGAGATATATTATCAGAAATAAGGCAAAATGCAGAAAATAAGCAATTTGGTGGTATAACTGTTGTGCTTGGTGGAGATTTTAGGCAAACACTTCCAGTAATACACAATGCAACAAAAGCCCAAATTCTAAGGTCATGCATTGTTAATTCTTATTTATGGAGACAATGTAAGCTTCTCGAGTTAACTGAAAATATGAGGCTCAAGTCAGGAAATCTCTCCACCTTAGAAAGAGAGGAGCTAAGTAATTTTGCTGAATGGCTTCTTAGGGTGGGCAATGGAACAGAACCGATTGTTTCTGTCCCAAATGATTCCAGTAACTCATTTATAAAGATTCCAGAGTCTTTGCTTCTATCGTCAGATTGTAGGAACCTTGATGGATTGATATCATTTGTCTATGACTTAGGTTCTGAGCCAGCAAATATTTCATCATATTTGTGTCAACGTGCAATTTTAGCACCTACAAATGAGGTGGTTTCAGATATAAATACCCGAATAATTGCTCAGCTAAAAACGACTGAAATGTCTTACTATAGTTCTGATTCAATTGACGATAGCACTGCTAATCATTCCACTCTTGAAGCATTATACCCAATAGAGTTTCTAAACACAATTCCGATGCCCGGACTTCCTGACCATAAGTTGCACTTGAAGATTGGTGTTCCAATTATGCTTTTCCGCaatcttgatccatcaaggggactTTGTAATGGTACTAGGCTGATTGTCACCCAATTGACAAATCATGTGATTGAAGGTGAAATCATAACAGGGAAGGCTACAGGTTCAAAA GAATATTACATCAATGGAATCCACTACAGCCCTTAA